The Bacteroidota bacterium DNA window CATTTCGAGGAAGGCAATTTACTTCACCCCGACCACCAGGACCATCATTTCCCCTTTCATCCCGCCGACTCCGTCTGATTGGCGAGCCGCAGGAAGAAACACTCTGTGTGATTGCAAGTCGAGGGCGAGCGTCTTTGCTCCCGGGGAGGTCTGGACCTTACCCACAGCGGTGAATTTCGACGGATTCTCTTCGTGGAAAACGTCGAGCGAGCCGTCTTTGTTTGAAACGTAGATCGATCCGGTCGCATCATCAAATGCCGTTCCGTCCACTCCCTGACCGATCGGAAAGTTTGCCAGCACCTTCCCGTTATCGGCGCTGCAGGCTACAAATATTTGATTACGTCCGCCGATAAAAAGAAGGCGGTTCGTGCGGTCCATCGAAATTCCGGTCGGCGTCTGTGCCGGAGCAAGCGGCCATCGAGCGCGAATAGTCAGCGCCGCAGCGTCAAAACGAACAACTTCGTTTGCATCTTCGACGTTGACGTAAATATCCCCTTTGCCATCCGCGACCGGAGCTTCCGGCCCTCCGCCCAGCGCAAGCGTGCCGACAACTTTCATCGTCGCTGCATCAATAGCAGTGCAGTTATCGCTGCCGCCATTGAAAGTAAACACTCGCTTTGTGACTGGTTCATAAAGTATCCCGTCCGGCTTTTTTCCCTGCACGTCAATTGTTGCTATAATCGATAAGTTCGAAAGATCAAAGACGGTGACGGAATTATCCTTTCCATTGCTGGTATATCCCCCGCCGAATTCTTGTGCCAGGGCAATTCCATGAACTCCCTGCGTATTGGGGATGAATCCAACGCGCGCTTTCGTCAGGTAATCAACAACGTCGACGCGCGTGGCATGCGAGAGATACAGTCTATGAGACGCCGGGTCGCATGTGATGTAGTCCATTCCGCCGGAACCTCCAACCGAAATGGTGTCGAGAACTTTTGGCAGGACGGGCTGGGCAACAATGATCCGAACAAGACAGCCGCAGAAAAACGTTGAAAAAAGAAAACGCCTGATAAGCAAATGCATCGAGATATTCCTTTTAGTGTGTTGTGCTGTAAGTATCGATAACCTGAAGATTGTGCCCTGGACGGGCGTCGACAGTTTCAAGCGACGCTTTATCCCCTTCGATCGTCAAAAATGTTATGCTTGGAAATGATTTTTCCGAAGGTGTAAATGCCGTCTTCGGGCTGTTAGGGGCCGGATCTTTGAAGCTGGCGCCGCCCGTCCCGTTGATGATGTGGACAATCCCCTCTTTTTCGTCGAGGGAACCATCAGGACGAAGCGGGTGTGTTCGGAGATAAATATGGGCATGTCCATTGAAGATAAATTTGCAGTGATGTTTATACAGACTCTCCACCCATGGCATGCAGGTTTTTTCGTAACTCTCCTTATATGAGATGTCGCCGTACGTCGGATTATGCCAGACTGCGATGATCCAATCCTTTGACGGAATCGTGTCGAGCAGACTATCGAGCCAATGCTGCATCACGTCTTTGTTCGTCTCATAT harbors:
- a CDS encoding YncE family protein produces the protein MHLLIRRFLFSTFFCGCLVRIIVAQPVLPKVLDTISVGGSGGMDYITCDPASHRLYLSHATRVDVVDYLTKARVGFIPNTQGVHGIALAQEFGGGYTSNGKDNSVTVFDLSNLSIIATIDVQGKKPDGILYEPVTKRVFTFNGGSDNCTAIDAATMKVVGTLALGGGPEAPVADGKGDIYVNVEDANEVVRFDAAALTIRARWPLAPAQTPTGISMDRTNRLLFIGGRNQIFVACSADNGKVLANFPIGQGVDGTAFDDATGSIYVSNKDGSLDVFHEENPSKFTAVGKVQTSPGAKTLALDLQSHRVFLPAARQSDGVGGMKGEMMVLVVGVK
- a CDS encoding metallophosphoesterase, which produces MEWKFGRRIIVSAVFFLLYCAPPPSELFAQQKVKIALWGDSRENMDNACSDIAHILLYKITDWDFQVHCGDFTHNGTEDAWQRTLHYPGVDSIYVKGKFFMCTSNHEFADYTGKANYTKYTAGVLPVNSSDGTTHFYSHHLSNVDVIFCDGYETNKDVMQHWLDSLLDTIPSKDWIIAVWHNPTYGDISYKESYEKTCMPWVESLYKHHCKFIFNGHAHIYLRTHPLRPDGSLDEKEGIVHIINGTGGASFKDPAPNSPKTAFTPSEKSFPSITFLTIEGDKASLETVDARPGHNLQVIDTYSTTH